AGGAACCAGGTAGATTGGATGTCGACATAACACTTCCTCAAACAGCCTTGTAAAGGCTTATCATAAATAGACTAAGACGTCGTGTATATTATATATGATTCGTTGAGGAGAGAAAAGGAGTGTCTGGAAAGAACTCGAAAGAGGAGGACGACAAAGAAAGCAGGTAACGCCTGGTATCAGGCAATGATGTTTTGTACAACCTCGCCAGCGACATCCGTCAGTCGGAAATCCCGACCGGAATAATGATAGGTCAATCGCTCGTGATTGATACCCATCAGATGCAAAATCGTCGCGTGCAGATCGTGGACATGAACCTTATCCTGCATCGCGCGGAAGCCAAATTCATCCGACTCCCCATGCACGGTTCCCCCTTTGATGCCACCGCCGGCCAGCCACATACAGAATCCGAATGGATTATGATCACGACCGTTGATGCCTCCCTGTGCAGTCGGGGTACGACCAAATTCGCCTCCCCAGACAACCAGCGTTTCGTCCAGCAGTCCGCGCTGCTTCAGGTCGGTCAACAGTTGTGCGATTGGCTGATCAATGTCTTTACACAAACGTTCATTGCTCTTATCGTGATTGCTGTGCGTATCCCAGGGCTGTCGATTCCCATAGTAAACCTGCACAAACCGCACGCCACGCTCACTCAAACGACGAGATAATAAACAGGCCTTGGAGAACTCACTCTTCCCGTATGCTTCCTGAAGCTTCTCGGGTTCGCGCGAGATATCAAACGCATCGGTCGCCGCGAACTGCATCCGGTAAGCCAGTTCCATCGATTTGATCCGTGTCTCCAGTTCATTATCGCCGGCTCGTTTTGCCAGATGCTGCTGATTGATCGCCTGAACCAGATCCAGCTGCTTCTTCTGCTCAGTAGAAGACATCACTTCATTTTTCAGATACGGAATCATCTGTTCGGGAGTCAGGTCTTTATTGTTGATATGTGTTGCCTGATGTTTGCCAGGGAGAAAGGCACTGCCCCAGAGTTTGGGGCCCACCACTGGTTTACCCGGGCATAACGCCAGGAATCCGGGCAGATTCTGATTTTCTGTTCCCAGTCCGTAAGTCAGCCATGATCCCAGACTGGGGCGTGTGGGCGTCAATGTCCCCAGATTCATCATGCATAACGCTGGCGCATGATTCGGGAAGTCAGTGTGCATCGAGCGAATCACTGCCATGTCGTCGATGTGCTTTGCAATTTTCGAAAAATGCTCTGAGACCGGTATCCCGGATTTTCCCGCTTTAACGAATTTCACCGGGGAAGGCATCAACCCCATTGTTTTGGATGCAGTCCGAATATTCGCCGAAGCAGGCCGCTGGCCTTCATATTTCTTCAACAATGGTTTCGGATCAAAGGTGTCCATCTGAGAAGGACCACCGCTCATAAACAGAAAGATCACTCGCTTCGCTTTGGGGGCGAAATGAGGCGTCTGCTGGGGAACTTTCTGAGAGGCCCCCTCGGCTGAAGCCAGCATGCCAGCCAGGCTCATCATGCCAAAGCCACTACCGACTTTCTCCAGGATTTCACGACGATTGAACAGGTCCTGTCCGTTGAAATTCATCATAGCTCAGATCTCGTTATTAATTCGAAAGAATCGCTGACTGACTGGAATCACTCCATCATCAGTCAACATACATCATTTCATTACTGCACAATAACGCCAGGCAGTATCGCTGCCAGCTTGTCAATTGTTTCGGGTCGATATCCTGACGTCCTTCATAGACTCCGTTATGTTTGTTACCCGTGATATCTGCCGCCTGTGACAAGTTTGGATTGTCTGTCCGCAAAGGCCAGCAGGAAAGGGGATCGGAAGCCAAAATCGAAGCCACATAATCTGCATGCGCCAGTTGATCCTGTTTCAGTTTTGCAGCAGCGAAATGTTTCTGCACTTCCTCTGTATTCAAAACACGATTGAAAACGGCCACTGCTCCCAGTTGTCCCTGGAAATTCGAGAAATTATCATTGCGGCCGGCGATGATCAACTCCGCCACACCATCTGCATACCCGGGTTCTGCTTCGCCTATGATTTCCGGTTTAGGGTCGCCATTCAGATAGACGGCAATCTGCTTCTGATCGCGAATCAACACCACATGATTCCACGTACCTGGCTGAATCACCGTCGTTCCAAATAAGGAATCCCGCTTCAAATCGCCGTTATAAAAGAACAGGCGTCCGGCTTTTTTCGGTCGATACTTCCCGGCAATTCCCAGATGATCTCCAGCAGCCTTCGCAGCAGAATCTTTCCCCCGCGAGAAGAAGTAGCCAGTAATAATCCGCTGCTCATTGGGAATCTGGTTCTTGACCCAGAGCTCCACCGAGTAGGAATCTCCCAGCGATTTCACATCTGCCTTCATTCGCTTGCCGGCAAATGTGGGAATCTGCTCGATTTGATTGTCTGACTCACCCGCAGTATCACTGTTTTCCAGGAATTTCAGACCAATCTGCATTTCGGACGAAGTCGGTTCC
The sequence above is a segment of the Gimesia algae genome. Coding sequences within it:
- a CDS encoding DUF1501 domain-containing protein; this translates as MMNFNGQDLFNRREILEKVGSGFGMMSLAGMLASAEGASQKVPQQTPHFAPKAKRVIFLFMSGGPSQMDTFDPKPLLKKYEGQRPASANIRTASKTMGLMPSPVKFVKAGKSGIPVSEHFSKIAKHIDDMAVIRSMHTDFPNHAPALCMMNLGTLTPTRPSLGSWLTYGLGTENQNLPGFLALCPGKPVVGPKLWGSAFLPGKHQATHINNKDLTPEQMIPYLKNEVMSSTEQKKQLDLVQAINQQHLAKRAGDNELETRIKSMELAYRMQFAATDAFDISREPEKLQEAYGKSEFSKACLLSRRLSERGVRFVQVYYGNRQPWDTHSNHDKSNERLCKDIDQPIAQLLTDLKQRGLLDETLVVWGGEFGRTPTAQGGINGRDHNPFGFCMWLAGGGIKGGTVHGESDEFGFRAMQDKVHVHDLHATILHLMGINHERLTYHYSGRDFRLTDVAGEVVQNIIA